ATTGATAACGAATATACTCAATACTTATTAGCATCACGAGGAAATTGAGTGTTTCTGATCCATGGGAAACAACAATATGAAATCTAGTTCTGAATTTAAACTCACAAAGAAGTTTAAAACTTTCAACAAATTGAGAACGAAATAAACGTGTTTTTTCTTGTTGTGATAAAAGCCAAATGACAGAAGCATATATAGCAAAAGGGACTAACAAACTCTACAAACGTTATATGCTTATATGAAGACAATGGAACACTAACCGAGACAAGATATGAAATAGAACATTCAATCACTTAGCAAAGCTTATCCTCCCAAGGGGAGATCTAACAAAACGAAATGTTCGCTAGCAGCTACACAAATCTCCTTTGTTACCTGCGAATTTTGTTTCCCTGGCCGACCTGGTACATCCCCCAAGCAAATGCACCAGAAACTGTAAGGAAAATAGCCATGGCGCTAGGACCCGTATTGGATATCCGCCGAGCATACCGGACCGGCGCGAATCCACCCGGTGGCGGACCATCTTGAAGCAGCGGCATATCCTTCACGCTCGCCATCCCTGGCTTCTTCCTTATCATCGCCTCCGTCATCTTTGCTCGATCGAagtgactctctctctctctgatcaCTGAGATCCGATTCGATTTTGCTAACCGAGTGTTCTAGGGATTCAGAAGTAGATATGTTAAAATGGGCTTGAAGCCCGCGGTCTTAAACGGGCTGACCCATGGCTGAGATCCGATTCAACCGTGCCCTAGGGGATTCAGAAGAAAGCGCATTTTAGTTGTTTGTTTTCGTTAAATGAACTGCGCTTGTTCCAATActcaacaaatattaaaaaaccttaacaaacaaaacatttttattaaattcaaCCAACATAACATTATTTCAGCTAATACAAGGGAAACAAACCAAAGCAAACTAGCAGGATTAACTAAGTGGAAACTAAAAGCATGATTAATGTGAAGTTCTTAGGATGAGGTTCTTAGCGAAATATAAAAAACCGTCTCCCCcacattaatcatgctctaatacaagtaattaaaaaaaaaaaagagtaccaAAATAAGCCAACTAAACATGAGGAGATGAGCTAATTAGGTAGCCTTCAAGGACCCAGACCCTAAGGAACCTTGATCGCCTTAATGGCTGCACCTATCAAAACCTTGGTCATTGCTTCTCCCGGATTGTTAAGCGTTGCGTAGAGTGCCATGGTGGTGAGTGAGATGACTGCGGCTTCAGAGGGGTTGCTAGATAGAGCAGCGATTAAGTCCTTAGTCTCCTTGTCTTTTATCATCTTTCTCTGACTccttctgctggtaatgagtcaGGACACAGAAGACAACCACTGTGATGAAGAAACACGCCACATCGAAGGCGATGGCAGCCTGAGCAAAGATGATGCCCATCAAGCACCATAGAGATGTTAAAATGGATTTGAAGCCCGCTGACTTAAACATGCTTAGTATAAATGGGCTAATCCGTGACCCATTTATTATCATGTAGAAATAAATGGGTTTATACGGGCTGGCCCGTTTAAGTCCATTTCGTTAATGGACATATCCGTTTCAACAATATGCTCAACCAACATTTATCGAATTTAAAAACAGTCAAAAGAAATGGTTGGATCcacttatttttctttctcaaacCAAGAGATCCATAAATCATGATCCAATGCATGAAGATATAAATGGTCCAGTGAGACCaataattctcttttttttttttatctttaattgAATCACCGTTCACAAACTCATGGTTAGTGCATTGTGTTTCTTCCTCCGATCTTCATCTTttgttcctctttttttttttcgagtGCATGGCTAGTGCAATTTTTAGTGAATTGTGCTTTGTGGACAATTTTTCCCTGCATCTCAATACCTAGTGATCAGTGGTTCGTTTGTAATTACTTACAAAACAAAAGTTAGTCTATTGTCAATATTTTCCGATTAGTATAGAAGGGATTAAAAGTTGGCTAAATTTTTTCACACCAAAAGATAAAGTATGAATTTGAATAATAGGAAATGCAATTAATTACCAGTTATGTAGTCTTCATAAAATTTTGCATACAAACATAATTGTCACCTTGCTATTACGTATGAAAAAATTGGTTGTTTGAAATACACAGTGCCTTACAGCTCGCTTAAATGTGATTGGTTAGTCAATATTTGagtaaaatagtaaaaatgttTTTAGCTGGTTACATCGTCGGCATGGGTAAAGTATCTATTAGTTTTTTTGCTTACGGTTTCACTATATACCCCTAACTTTCAATATCAGACACATGTGGTCGACAATCTATTTCCCTACGATAACTATCATATAACACCAGATCTCCACCAAACTATGACCATGTACTAGATTCCCATGAATTGAAAGTTGTAAACTTATTTCTCCACGAATCAATAGTTCGAAATTTAATTACCCATGGATAATGGTATTAAATCGGTTACATGGTTTAATCGGTTTactcttaaccaaataaattaaaatcaaacttaaccaataaaaaatcttatatatatatatatatatatatatactattttttgaaggtaatcatcttcacatgtttctttcttctccttctcaacGACTGCGATGGTGAAAACTGATCTTCTCTCATCATCACTCTTCCTTATGACTATTCATTTCTGTTTCATTTCCATCTTGTCGGCGATGCCACATTCTCTCCACCTCCGGCGTAGACAAAAACTGTGGAACCAGTTCCTCCAATGGAAGCTATGTTGCCTTGAATCATCATCACATTTTGCCTCTCACCATTATAGATCCGACGGGATAATGTGCCAAAGACTTACGGTTTCTGGCATATATGCTTATGCAAAAGAGAAATTTAATGCTTTTCGGTGGAAAAGACAATTTGGGTTGAATCTGATTGAGATGTCGATGAATCAAATGTTGACCATAGTTTCAGTTTCAGATGGATTGATTTTATCGTtgttgaagaaaataaataatatatatatatatataaatttggtttttggttggttaagttgattttaatttgtttcgTTAAGAGTAAACCGATTAAACCTTGTAATCCGACTTAAAACCATCATCTATGGgtaattaaattttgaactaTTGATTCGTGGAGAAATAAGTTTACAATTTTCAATTCATGGGGATCTGGCACGGGGTCATAGTTTGGTGGGGATTTGGTGCTATATGTCAACATGTTGGATTGATTCATTTGAATATGTGTATGTGATTTGTTGATATAATTGCATACGTGTTTCATGCGTTTGTACTCCATAGACTCTCCATCCGGTTTTtccattattttatttacgagTAATGTTTTAGATTATGTAATCATCTGTCGCTTTTTTTGTCGTGTGTATGCACATGGAGCGGATATATAGCGTCTTTTGAGCGGATAAAGCCGAACAAGGTAAAACGATGCAGAATAATCATTTTGTCTTTTCGTAGATTTTCATAGGACAATTTTCCTCATGTTTTAACAGATTCGTTTCTTTTTCCAAATTACTTTTTttcactttgttttttttcccaCTCACTTTCCTATTTTTATCATTTCTaattatctatctatctattattataaaatagagtTCTCTCACTCTTCATGCCTCTACGTCAGCCGCCAACTAGATAAGTCGATGCCTCTCATCGCGAAACATGTCACGTACTGATGAAACTCAGCGTTTCATTTAAACGCGTGACATGATGGGCTTTCTTTGTTATTCACATGTTGGGCTCTACGTTTGACTGCTCTATCCGACCAAAGACGATGCGACTTGCCCTCTAACCTAATTTCTCCATCGACGATTTGCTGATCGTCTGCGACCTTGACTCTCTGACGTTTTATCTAGAATCTCGTTTtcctgtttttttctttaatatagatgatgttttcagtCTGAGCGAGATGTTAATTAGATGTATATATACTTGCAAACAATTGCTTTTGCAGGATGAAAATGGAATCATGTAAGATGTTCATCGGTCGGCTATCCTGGAAGACCACTGAATATCAAGAGTATTTCAGAGTTTCGGTGAGGTTTTACAAGTGGTGATCATGAAGGATCGAGCCACTGGCTGTGCTCATGgctttggtttctttttctttgctgGTTCCAGTGTTGCTGTGAGAGCCATATTGCTCATTCACGTCATTGATGTTAAATTGTAAGTTCATCAAATCCCTTTTGAGCCATTACTTCATTGCTTCAGTATCAATTAATCTACTTCCTACAATAATTAGTTGTTTGGAACAGAGGTTACTGCTCCTCCAAGTAAAGCTATCGTTTTATTCATTCCTGTTTTTGCCTATGTTCTTATGCATTTTCGCCAAAGGTGAGGTGAGTTTTAATGTTAAAACTTGAGCTCCTGCTTATGTATTCATTTGAGTGTTTTGTTTGTGACAATGCGTATTAAACTGACCTCAACTTTGTCTGAATCTAAGGTTATATCCCTTTTCAGCCTGGTTATTTATCAACGCCATGTCATGAACTTGCATCTACTTTGATTCAGAAGCAGCTGCAGGACAGTGTTACTATGAGAGGTAAGTAAGCTACTCCCAGTTATTTGATTACCCTCGAGTGTATAATTGATTCCGGTGGTCTTTACTGGTTTTTCAAAACTCTCATAAACGCATTAGATAGGTCAGAGATGGCACAGCTGCGCCAACAACATTAACAAAGTATCTTCGTACGCAGAAAATTGAATCTCTCACTGTAGCGGAACTGATAAATATGTCATAAAAATACAACCTCAGGTGTTATGCAACTCTATTAATTAACTTACCACTAACCATTTTTGGTGCTAAATGATTTTCCACTGTTTTTTCATGTATTCCAGTCAGTCGACGTTCCCTGTACCGGCAACGTAATGGGAATTCATTCTGATAATGGCTGGTGTTACATCTCTTGATCGAAGTGCTCCAAGAAGCTCCAGCGAGGTGTATCTTCATTCACCGGCATTAGATGTGATGAATCAAATGCTGTTGGTGTCTTCAGGTAACTAACATTTAGCTTAACAGACTTTGAACTTACTTTCTAGCTAACTTCACCCTCTACCCTTAACTCTTCATCTGGCATGTGTCAAGGTGTGGTATTGCAGTTACCGTGTGGATTTGTCCATTTCAGCTGAAATCAATGGTGTTGTCTTCGTCGTAGGTACAACTTTCAAGAGTAACAACACCTGGTGGTCTCAAAATACTTGACAAAATGGTTGCAACAAGCAGTCCAAATGGTGTAACTAATATTGTTTACAGATACATTTTCAAAGACCTTGGGACAGGTGGGTTCCAGCTCTACCAGTTTACCAGTTTCTCTCAgttatgaaatttaaatttctcTGCGTATATTACAGGTGACAGCTAGGATATGCGAGCAGTTTACTTGATAGCAACATCAAGGCTACTTCCTGCAAAACAAACATACTACCAACAATCCAGTGACTGGAATAGCTGGGAGTGTGTCTTCGTGCAGCTGTGTCCCCAAGATTTCATATCTAACTTTAGTGCATTGATTCACCAGTCACTCTGTGGTTGGTTGTTGTTTTTATGTTAAATACGACAAGAGTATTTgggcatatatatataacttaaataAATGGATGCATCTGGTTTAGAGTTAGCAGCCTATGATTTCACTGATTTTGCAAATCCTGCAGTCATGGATATTCTACTCTTGCATACAGTGTCTACTTAAGGTTCATGCTTCAATAAGAACTTTATAGCTCATCTCAGTAGGGGGAGTTACCAACCTccatacttaaaaaaaaattcctccTAACATCTTCCCTTAAATCACCAAGCCAAACCACAACCAACTAGCCTCCTTATGGAAGCAATAATTTTCATAACAGAACATTAAACAGAAAAACACCATAGACCCACACCCAACATATTactctaatttctaaatcatattACGTATGAAGCTTCCTTATATTGGCATAGACAAGAACTGGAATATGCATAAAGTTGGCTAACCACCGTCATTGTGTCGCCATTAATGCCATTGTACAAGTAATGCTTCGTCCATACATAGGGGCCATAAATATTTCAGGCTTCCAAAGTTGCCGAATTCCCAGTCAAGAAACGCTTACAAACATATTATCAATTCTTTTGTTTGAGCTCGAAGTCGTATATTTTGTCCCACTATAGTACGCATTTCTTTATGGAAGTTGTCATCAGAGTTTTGACATGTTTTCTGAGCTACATTACCTCTATtataagtttttaatatattgtgtttttgacACATTTTGTATATGAACTAAATcattttcaagtctttatcgaattttttttgttctctttgaGTCATTTCAGGTTTGGAGTAAGTCGTGAAGCACTTAAAGGGGTGCATGCAGAAAAGGAGTCGAGTAGAGAACCCGAGTGGAAGATCTCGAATGGAGCAGCCGTTCTGGCGGCCAGGATTCTTAAGAAAACTTCCAAGATATTTCGGGAGTTACTAGGCATGTTCTCTTTCCGGATTTCGATCTGGTTTCGGTTTAGTTTTTCGTATTTCGGCTTATAAAAACTAGCTACTATATTGGAAACATATCTAATTTGTTTGGTTCGTTTTATATACCAtcagtttttggtttattcgattttataccaaaaacatATAACTATATTTATCTTCGATGATAAATTAGTTTATATGATTAGAAAACAGATTtattaatacataaatatattccTTACtctaactttaaatttaatattttatgttttatttaactattacaataaaattaagaaaatattaatatcataatattattatataaatatattttagcacAAGTATttaccaataaaataaaaaatcatgttctatttaatttgatgaaaatgagaaaaataaaacaacctttttaattaaaaaataaaattaaaatcaatgtTTTAAGCACGAataccatattaataaaataaattatgtgtatttttaattttaatataaaatttatatataggtATACAATTATATGTTAGTTAATCGGTTtcttcggtttattcggttggATCGGTATACTGgggtttcttaaaaataacatCAATTCAGTTTATTCAATACTACCAAATCTAAACCACTTTCTCTATTTTGGTTCAGTTCAGTTTTTATTGGTTTCGTTttaccggattgaacacccATATGATTTACCCTACTGATCACTTCTTTTCATCTGAGCCGCCAGCGAccctcatatatatatatatatatgtgctcaAAGTTTTTTGaatcataattatatatgtaaatataataattaattcaaggtataatatccaaaatatcaaaaataatcaaaaataccTGGAGTTGTCTAAAGTACCTGAAAGTATCtaaaaatagtcaaaagtaagtatttgaaataataataaaaaactcaaaacacTAAAGTATTTAATGATTTTCCACTCAAATACTCAAACTAACCAAATTTCATgataattttatgtatttagttaTACACTAATATAACATACATGTGTATTACTTTTATTTTGGAATTCGAAgatcttaaaatatatttggatttcaataaaataaacataatttaaacgGGTACCcatgcattaaaataaatttaaaatatatcaaaacaatatctgcTCTTGAAAATAAATCAACAAACATTCTTATGGTGTGGACCATTAAGATATCTCTAACAAAATTATAATTCTAGAAAATAAATTAGAACTTGATtgtagaaaatttgaaaaaacaattatttacaatataattttttaagaataaaaaaaattgtaaaaattataaaaataattgcaaaatataaaaataattctaagacaccaatatttttttttaaaaagtaaacatTCCAAGCAAAGCACATACCGACCTCTAGCTTAATATACAATTTAGCAACAATAGAATACAAACAAATATGCAAGACTTATTATAAACACTAAAGTATTgatcataattatataaatgatcgtttcaaaatattttaaaataaaataaagttataCTTGAATTGTacacaaaatttatttacataattcagaatatttaattttttaagttaattttttctGCATGCACTATCAAACATAACATTCAGGAGTAACAAAAATATCTATCTTACTCCCCAGGCAGCGAGGCTTACCAAATAAGACACCAAATCTTTAAGACAAGAAAACTGATTCAGTAAACTCTTATGAAAGTCTTGACTCTCATTTGAACTCATCTCGCTTAAACCTTCCTTGATCCTCTTCATTCCTTTTTGCAATAACTCCACTCCTCTGCATATTCCTTCTGGAAGTTTCCTTCTCTTGTTCCATTGTTTCTCTGCTTCCACTGATCTCTGCTGCTTTCTTCCTTCTAGAAGCTTCTGCATTGTTGCTTTGACCTGCATGCCTTCTTTCGAAAGTAACTCGAGAGAAGCGCCTGTATAGCTGCTCGCTTCTCGTGATGATAGATATGCTCTGTTGCGGATTCAGGTCTGCATTCTGTGGAAATGTTTTTGTAGACTCGAGCTGTTAAGGATTCGGGGCTGTGAGTGAGAAGAAAGCAGATGGACTTTGCAGTTCTTCTGCGAACGGAATCAGGACAAAGAGAATTGGTTTCTTGTTTGGCCAAAGCGTTCTCATATGATGAACTTGTGTGGAAGGAAGATCCTTCATTCATTTTGGACAACCAGGAGAAGGAGTATAACGACTAATATATAGTTCTTCTTCAGGTTTATCCCGGTTTAATCCAGTTTTGAATGAATGGATCTTACTTTTACTCTATGCAATTCGCTATTCGAATAGTTTGCTGTGCCTCCTTTCAATAGATTTTGTTTCCTCATATGTATATACAAATAAAGCTAAAAGATTTCGCAAGGAGTTGAATTTTGTTTCCTCTTATATAAGAAACATTGTTGGtcaataaaactgaaaaatagaTAAAGAGTAGAGCAAATAGGAAACAAACCATAATGCAGAAGGTATACCTAAAACGAGAGAATAAATGGGAGAGATGGAATAGATGAATACGATGATTAAAACAATGGCCATGACATGACTAGCACCCATGATGCCGCCTTCGAAACCCTCGGGTATGTTCTGTAGGAAGATGTAGACCCATAAAGCTACACCACAAATAAATGTTGCGCAGTAGAAACCGAATAACACCTCGATCATGTGCGATTTGTATGGAACAGCTATGTGAATCTTCGAGTGtattatatacaataatattgcAACGTTTAAGGCTATCAAGAGTGCGCTCATGACAGTGTCATAAATCACGAATTTGTTTAGCCTGCATCAACCCACCTTAAGAACCCTATTAATCATAAGAACctgttcttagtttttttagttaaaagttaagagacgattTTTTTATATTCAGCTAAGAACTTCATCCTAAAAActtccattaatcatgctctaatacaatTGACTGTTATATAAATGTAGTGATCACTTCTTATGGGACAACTGGTAAGAATCGTTTATGGGACTCACCACCATGGACGTCGCTTTTTTGTAATATTAGTCTGATTTTCATCGACCGCAGCAGCAGGATCCATGGTTTCGCTTTTTGGTAATATTAGTCGAAGTTAAGGCCTTAGAGCACCCTTATCCTAGGTACCCATTATGGGTtgcttaattattttttagtaatatttaagAAGTAAAAGTTGGTTAGGGGATTTGGTAAGCAACTTATAATTTTTGCACCTCCATTGCAAGTCTATAAAATTTTTAGGTTGCttaaatttatttaacattttttaaaaaaaattaaaattttttattacataaaacataatGAAAGATAActttttaaacatagatttttaaataaaaacatgaaaccAAAGATAAGTAAAATAAACGATAATTATTTGAAAGAAGCATCCGAGCTTAGTTGTTGTCTTCACCGTCCCCAAACTTACGCCAGATATTTTCAACCAAATCATGTTTCAGTTGGTGATGCGTTGGGTTATCACGAATGTctgttcgaacacccatcatatttgCGATATTTGTAGGGCGATCTCTATCAAAATCATaatcgacatgtgaactttcGTTTTCTTCTCCTTGGATGAACTCTGCAAGATTAtattgagtgtatccatctcgttcgtcttctactatcatattagggagtatgatacatgctctgaTAATATTCCCGATTTTTTATTTATCCCAGAAGAGcgctggatttttaacaatggcaaagcaagcttgcaagactccaaaagcacgctcgacatcttttcgggcaGCTTCCTGTttttgagcaaataaaactgctttcggGTGTTGTGGTAAatgaatagattggataaaagttgctcaatttggataaataccatcagtgagatagtaagccattTTATATTGTCTTCCATTGACACAGAATGTGACTTTTGGTGCTCGACCTTgaattatgtcatcaaaaacaggtgatcgatcaaggacattgatatcatttaatgtACCTGTAGGTCCAAAgaacgcatgccatatccagagatcgtATGAAGCAACCGCTtctaaaacgattgttggtTTACTCGAACCACGAGcatattgccctttccaagcggtgagACAATTCTTctactcccaatgcatacaatcgatgcttcctatcatcccgggaaatccacgataCTTTCAAACagcaagtagacgttgaagatcagccggtgttgttcttcttaggtactcatcaCCGAACAAATTTATTATTCCTTCCACAAAATGTTCCAGACATAACCGAGTTGTTGATTCACTGAGCCGGAGGTATTCCTTGACCATATCAGCCGCATAACCATATGCCATGATACGAATGACTGCAGTACACTTCTGAATGGGAGAGAGACTAATCCTTCTGAGACCATCTTTTTTTTGGCGAAAGTATTGAACTTCgttggagagtcgatcaacaatgtGCATGAACAATGGCTTCATGTTCATTCTAAAACGTCGGCGGAAGAAATTTTTAGGATACGTGGGAGTTttactgaaataatcattccataaacgaTTATGTccttcttcacgatttctttcgatataagctcgtttttttattttttttcttctttcttcttgatCACCATGAATTGTAAACTCCTCAAAAGCTTGTTCAAAATGTTGATCAAAGAGCTCATCAAATGCATCATCAAGAGATTCATCTACATTGAtatgagaagaagaagccatataTGATGATGTAAGAGTTCTAAAAAATGGTGatgtaaaatttagagataaaggaaaaaaaagatttgagagTTTGCTTGGCCAAGAGTTTTATAACTTATGATAAAATTgtgagagaagagaaagaggtgCAAGTGACATGATAATACCAATTGCAATATATAGACATGATAATATTGAGTTTGGTACAAGTTTATGCATATGAGAATAAAAAAGTTTGGTCGAAACACACTACACAACAACAATGTCGTGACACTACACGACAATAACATAAGCTTACGTGACACTACACTACACAACCCCGTGACA
The window above is part of the Brassica napus cultivar Da-Ae chromosome C8, Da-Ae, whole genome shotgun sequence genome. Proteins encoded here:
- the LOC106424319 gene encoding NADH dehydrogenase [ubiquinone] 1 alpha subcomplex subunit 13-B, yielding MTEAMIRKKPGMASVKDMPLLQDGPPPGGFAPVRYARRISNTGPSAMAIFLTVSGAFAWGMYQVGQGNKIRRALKEEKYAARRAILPILQAEEDERFVSEWKKYLDYEAYVMKDVPGWKVGENVYNSGRWMPPATGELRPDVW